The sequence below is a genomic window from Chryseobacterium foetidum.
GTCATCTTTTCCGTCAAACCATGCATTGGCAATGGGTGACCATTTTTCTTCGATTGTTGAACGATCCTTGTAAACAAAAGCTTCACCATACACAGAAAGATATTCTGAATTTGAATTGTTCATAAAATATAACTGAACACGGTTATCTTCTTTTATTTCGAAATTTTTGTTGCTGGTATCACTGCTGATGAACCAAAGATTTCCCGATTCATCAGTTTCCTGCAGAGACATCGGTCTTGAATTGTTTGGAAGTTTTCCTAAATCTGTACAGAACATACAGATTTTTGCAGCTTCAGAGAGTTCTTTAATTTTCTTAATAGCGTCTTCACGCATCAGATTTTCTGTAGACATAATATTAATATTTTAGTGTGTGATTTTTTCTAAGCAATTCAAAAAGCCGACCAATTTTTGAAATTGTTTTGGAATTTACATAAAAAATATCTTTTTTACTCATTATTAGTATTTTATTTAATTAAATTTTAAAAATATGCTGTTTCTATGATTGTAATCATAATGACACATAGCTGATATGTCTACTTTAGCCTGCGAATTAACACACACATTTAAATCAAATTTTATGAAAAAGTATTTTTTAGTAGCGGCAGTTGCTGCATTTACACTTAGCTGTACAGAAAAGAAAGAGGTAGAAAACAATACGACAAACATGTCTGATTCTACTACAACGGAACCTATGGCAGCTCCCGCAAACCCAATGCCTCAGGATACAGGGATGATGTCTGCAGATTCTGCAAACACTACAAAAATGAAGAGTGACAGCATGAAATAAAAGTTTGTTTCGTTATTTAATAATTGCAGTTCTATTCTTTATAAAGAGTAGAATTGTTTTTTTAATTATATTACAAAAATTTGTAAATTCGATAAAAATTTATTCCTTTTATGGCTGATACACTTCCCGTAGCTAAAACACTGAGCTGCATGAAAATAGATGAAGAACTTCTTCTATCTTTTGGTGGTGAAATAAAATCTTATGAGCAAAACGAGTTTGTCTTTAAAGAAGACGAAAAACCTGCTTATTACTTTCAGATTATTAGCGGAAGCATAAAGGAGAACAATTATAATGAGCTTGGTAATGAATTTATCCAGAATATTTTAGGTTCAGACCAAAGCTTTGGAGACTCGTTTCTTTTTCTTCATAAAAATTATAACATCAACGCTGTAGCTCTGACCGACTGTCAGATTTTAAAACTTAAGAAAGATGATTTTTTTAGATTAATTACGCAGCATCCCGATATTTCTGTAGATACCAATAAATGTCTTTCCCAAAGGCTGTATTTCAAAACAGCAATGATTCAGAATCTGGCCTCGCCACTTCCCGAAAAAAGAATTTTAGGACTATTGGATTATCTGAAAAGTTTTCATAAAGATGATGATAAGTTTTCTTTTCTGGTAAAACTTACCCGTCAGCAGATAGCAGATTTAATAGGCCTTCGTGTAGAAACAGTAATCCGCACTGCCAAGAAACTGGAACGCGAAAACTTCCTGAAAATCGATTCAAGAAAAATTTATTACTGATTTATTTAATAGAAAATCTTACGGTTCTGAATTTTTAAAATTCCATTTTTTTCCATACTTTTTATTGCTCTGATAACAGTTTCCACGCTGAGTCCTGTAATTGAAGCGAGTTGCTGCCTTGTAAGCTGTATCTGAAGGGAAAAATCAGATTGGTCTTTTTCATTGTTTTTCAGATAGTCGAGGAAAGCTTTAATTTTTTTCTCAGGACTCTGTACTGCAATCGTCTGCATCATCACAAACTGATAATGCATGTACTCGGATAAATGACTTATCAAATAAGGATAAATATTTTGATTAGCCTTCAGCATTTCGTGAAAAGACAGTTTGGGAAGCTTCAATACAGTAACATCATTGATTGCGATGCTGTTGATGCTGTATTTTTTTTCAGTAAATAAATAAGATGTACCGATACTGTTGTTTTCAGCAACGATACCGTGTATAAATTCTTTTCCGTTTTCTGTGTAATTATTGAGTTTTACCTTTCCTTCTGTGATGTGATAAAAATAATTGGCAACTTCATTTTCCGAGAAAATTTTGTCGTCATTGTCGTAAGACTTGTATTCGGCTCCGAATGAAAGCAGGAGGTCTTCAGAAATCATGTATAATAAAGCGGTTTGTTTACTGTGAAACTTTTAAAAATGTAAAGAAAAAATATTTTTAATCACAAGTAAATTATTGTAGTACCACACAGATACCACATTGGTTAGATTTGCTTTAAAATAGCCTTTATTTACAACAAAACGACTGTGATTAGAATCATAAAAACTAAATGAGTAAGAATTTTATATTTGAGAAACATAAAAAAATAAACTGAAAATCCAATAAGTGATCACTAACTTCAGTTTTAAGAAACTGTTTTTAGAACCACAAAAGGGGATAATTTTAATATATGAACAACAAAAATTTAAATATTTCTAAAAGTAAAAAAAATATTTTTACGGAAAATCAGGAAATCGTTGACCTTGCCAAAGATAATTCTCCAAGACTTTTGAATACCTGCAGATCTGTATTTCCATCGTTTTTTGAAAACCTTAAGCAGATTAATCCGGATCTGAAAAAATCTGAATTGATTTTCTGTGTTTATCTGAAACTTGATTTCAGCACCAAAGAAATTGCGATCTACACTTTTGTAACTCCAAAGGCTATTCAGAACAGGAAAAACAGGATCAGAAAGAAATTAAATATCGCTTCTGATGTAGATATTTACAAATGGTTTGATGAGTTGTAAGACTTAAATTTCATAAATTTCTGCATCTGTAAAGACATAGAATCTTCCATTTTTTGGGAGATTTTTTGTGTCCAGACCTGTAAACTCACTAAAGGCAGGAAGCAACAACCGGTTTTCTGTAACAACAAAACACGGAAGCTTAATTCTTTTTACCGGAGAATGAATCACAAAACCAGGATGGATATGCCCTGAGATTTGAAATTTTTTCTCTTTCCTGTCAAAGTCATGAATGAAAATAAAATCTTCAGATTCATATTTTTCAGCTTTAAAATCAAGACACAATTTTTTATCCAAAGCTTTCGAAATCCGGTCATGATTTCCTTCAATCAGATAAAATTTCAGATCAGGAAACTGTTCTTTCCAGCTGCAGAATTCCGCAACTTCGGCATTGTCGCCGGCGTGAAGCAGATCGCCTACAACCAAAAATTTTTCCGGCTGAAAATATTCAATTAATACTGATAAACGCTGCAAATCACTTTCGAAAACCTGATTGGCAAGGGCGATTCCGTTTTTTCTGAAATGGGCAGTTTTACCGATGTGAAGGTCGGAGAGAACCAGAGCTTTTTGATCTTCCCAAAACAGAGCGCGCTGATTGGTAAGTACAAAATTCTGATTTTTTATCTTAATTGCTTTTGTGGAAACTTTCATGGAAGTTGCAAATTTATTGCTTTTATTCCGGTTTCAAGCAAAAACAGAACCCTGAAATACTTCAGGATTCCGTTAAAAACATTAAGTTAT
It includes:
- the pdeM gene encoding ligase-associated DNA damage response endonuclease PdeM, which translates into the protein MKVSTKAIKIKNQNFVLTNQRALFWEDQKALVLSDLHIGKTAHFRKNGIALANQVFESDLQRLSVLIEYFQPEKFLVVGDLLHAGDNAEVAEFCSWKEQFPDLKFYLIEGNHDRISKALDKKLCLDFKAEKYESEDFIFIHDFDRKEKKFQISGHIHPGFVIHSPVKRIKLPCFVVTENRLLLPAFSEFTGLDTKNLPKNGRFYVFTDAEIYEI
- a CDS encoding Crp/Fnr family transcriptional regulator, with amino-acid sequence MADTLPVAKTLSCMKIDEELLLSFGGEIKSYEQNEFVFKEDEKPAYYFQIISGSIKENNYNELGNEFIQNILGSDQSFGDSFLFLHKNYNINAVALTDCQILKLKKDDFFRLITQHPDISVDTNKCLSQRLYFKTAMIQNLASPLPEKRILGLLDYLKSFHKDDDKFSFLVKLTRQQIADLIGLRVETVIRTAKKLERENFLKIDSRKIYY
- a CDS encoding pyridoxamine 5'-phosphate oxidase family protein — translated: MSTENLMREDAIKKIKELSEAAKICMFCTDLGKLPNNSRPMSLQETDESGNLWFISSDTSNKNFEIKEDNRVQLYFMNNSNSEYLSVYGEAFVYKDRSTIEEKWSPIANAWFDGKDDPTVSIIRVEPKDTYYWDTKAGKLVSLLSFVAAAVSGSKSDNSDGIEGKATI
- a CDS encoding helix-turn-helix transcriptional regulator; this encodes MNNKNLNISKSKKNIFTENQEIVDLAKDNSPRLLNTCRSVFPSFFENLKQINPDLKKSELIFCVYLKLDFSTKEIAIYTFVTPKAIQNRKNRIRKKLNIASDVDIYKWFDEL
- a CDS encoding Crp/Fnr family transcriptional regulator, which produces MISEDLLLSFGAEYKSYDNDDKIFSENEVANYFYHITEGKVKLNNYTENGKEFIHGIVAENNSIGTSYLFTEKKYSINSIAINDVTVLKLPKLSFHEMLKANQNIYPYLISHLSEYMHYQFVMMQTIAVQSPEKKIKAFLDYLKNNEKDQSDFSLQIQLTRQQLASITGLSVETVIRAIKSMEKNGILKIQNRKIFY